Proteins from one Prevotella sp. E2-28 genomic window:
- the rpmF gene encoding 50S ribosomal protein L32, with product MAHPKRRQSNTRTAKRRTHDKAVAPTLAVCPNCGAYYVYHTVCPTCGYYRGKVAIKMNEEVAE from the coding sequence ATGGCACATCCTAAAAGAAGACAATCAAACACTCGTACTGCTAAGCGTCGTACTCACGATAAGGCAGTAGCACCTACGCTGGCTGTATGCCCTAACTGTGGCGCTTACTATGTATATCACACAGTATGCCCCACCTGCGGTTACTATCGCGGCAAGGTTGCTATCAAGATGAACGAAGAGGTTGCTGAGTAA
- a CDS encoding beta-ketoacyl-ACP synthase III, with translation MGKINAIITGVGGYVPDYVLTNEELSRMVDTNDEWIMTRVGIKERRILTEEGLGTSYMARKAAKQLMKKTGADPDSIDAVIVATSTADYHFPSTASIVIGKLGLKNAMAFDFWAACCGFLYSLDVASSMIQSGRYKRIILIGADKMSSATDYKDRNTCPLFGDGAAAVMLEGTEEENLGLMDSYLRTDGQGLPFLHMKAGGSVSPASHFTVDHRMHFTYQEGRTVFRYAVTNMSDDCALIAERNGLNKDNINWVVPHQANMRIIEAVAKRLEMPMAQVMVNIEHFGNTSAATIPLALWEYEPKLKKGDNIIMTAFGAGFVHGANYLRWAYDGK, from the coding sequence ATGGGAAAGATTAACGCGATCATCACCGGCGTTGGCGGCTATGTGCCTGACTATGTCCTCACCAACGAGGAATTGTCACGCATGGTTGATACCAACGATGAATGGATTATGACGCGTGTCGGAATCAAGGAGCGCCGAATCCTCACAGAAGAGGGTCTCGGCACTTCCTATATGGCGCGCAAAGCTGCCAAGCAGTTGATGAAGAAAACGGGTGCCGACCCTGACTCCATCGATGCTGTCATCGTTGCTACATCAACAGCCGACTATCATTTCCCGTCAACGGCAAGTATCGTGATTGGTAAGCTTGGCCTGAAGAATGCTATGGCATTCGACTTCTGGGCTGCTTGCTGTGGATTCCTTTATTCTCTTGATGTGGCTTCTTCTATGATTCAGAGTGGCCGTTACAAGAGAATTATCCTGATTGGTGCTGACAAGATGTCGTCGGCTACTGATTACAAGGATCGTAACACCTGTCCCCTCTTTGGCGACGGTGCTGCAGCAGTAATGCTCGAAGGTACAGAGGAGGAGAACCTCGGTCTGATGGACTCTTACCTGCGTACAGACGGTCAGGGACTTCCCTTCCTTCACATGAAGGCAGGTGGCTCTGTGAGCCCCGCCAGCCATTTCACAGTTGATCACCGTATGCACTTCACCTATCAGGAGGGTCGCACCGTGTTCCGCTATGCTGTGACCAATATGAGCGATGACTGCGCCCTCATTGCTGAGCGCAATGGCCTGAACAAGGATAATATCAACTGGGTAGTTCCTCATCAGGCTAATATGCGTATCATTGAAGCTGTGGCTAAGCGTCTGGAGATGCCTATGGCTCAGGTGATGGTCAATATTGAGCATTTTGGTAATACCTCTGCAGCTACCATTCCTTTGGCACTTTGGGAGTATGAACCCAAGTTGAAGAAAGGTGACAATATTATTATGACTGCCTTTGGCGCAGGCTTCGTTCATGGAGCTAATTATTTGCGCTGGGCTTACGACGGTAAGTAA
- a CDS encoding esterase family protein, with translation MKRFFLMAAVFTAMTASAQFGAQRGNPVVPSVKAEVEDFKPAVSNQDNKQYPMVNSERMVRAQISAPDAKEVGLDIGGKIYLMTKDENGLWTGTSAPQDEGFHYYQLNIDGASVPDPGSLYYYGASRWGSGIEIPSDDQDFWQVKNVPQGSVSEVFYWSTYTEKMRRCHVYLPAEYYTNPTKKFPVLYLQHGMGENEYGWAEQGHTAQILDNLIAEGKAVPCIIVMDNGLNARRPGEQGGFGGFGGPRPQRPQGQQGAAAPQGQRPQGQRAPGQGGPRGGFGGFGGFSEGFKNVLFNDIIPMVEKNYRVIADPQHRAYAGLSMGGMQAREITLANPEKFAYVGSFSSGAWNVEQVKNSEGFAKNVKLLFMSGGGKENMGCEEAAKKIHDELGMNAVGYSSPGTAHEWHTWRRSLYQFAQLIFK, from the coding sequence ATGAAACGATTCTTTTTAATGGCTGCTGTATTTACAGCAATGACGGCATCAGCACAGTTTGGTGCCCAAAGAGGCAATCCTGTAGTTCCTTCAGTAAAGGCAGAGGTCGAAGACTTCAAGCCTGCTGTCAGCAATCAGGACAATAAACAGTATCCTATGGTCAACTCCGAGCGTATGGTACGTGCCCAGATTTCTGCACCCGATGCTAAAGAGGTAGGACTTGATATCGGTGGAAAAATCTATCTGATGACCAAGGATGAGAACGGCCTCTGGACAGGTACATCTGCTCCTCAGGACGAGGGCTTCCACTATTATCAGCTGAATATCGACGGTGCTTCTGTGCCCGATCCAGGTAGCCTTTACTATTATGGCGCTAGCCGATGGGGTAGTGGTATTGAGATACCCTCTGACGACCAGGATTTCTGGCAGGTGAAGAATGTGCCACAGGGTTCTGTGAGCGAGGTCTTCTATTGGTCAACCTATACGGAGAAGATGCGCCGTTGTCATGTATATCTGCCTGCAGAGTATTATACCAATCCCACCAAGAAATTCCCTGTGCTGTATCTGCAGCACGGTATGGGTGAGAACGAGTACGGATGGGCTGAGCAGGGACATACCGCTCAGATTCTGGATAACCTCATTGCCGAGGGTAAGGCCGTGCCTTGCATCATCGTGATGGATAATGGTCTGAACGCTCGTCGTCCAGGCGAGCAGGGAGGCTTTGGCGGCTTCGGTGGTCCTCGTCCACAGCGTCCACAAGGTCAGCAGGGTGCCGCAGCTCCTCAGGGTCAGCGTCCTCAGGGCCAGCGCGCTCCTGGTCAGGGCGGTCCTCGTGGTGGCTTCGGCGGCTTTGGCGGTTTCTCTGAGGGCTTCAAGAATGTGCTCTTCAATGATATCATCCCTATGGTAGAGAAGAACTATCGTGTCATTGCCGACCCTCAGCATCGTGCTTATGCCGGTCTTTCTATGGGAGGTATGCAGGCACGTGAGATTACTCTTGCTAATCCTGAGAAGTTCGCCTATGTAGGTTCTTTCAGCAGTGGCGCTTGGAATGTGGAGCAGGTGAAGAACTCAGAAGGCTTTGCCAAGAACGTAAAACTGCTCTTTATGAGTGGTGGTGGCAAGGAGAACATGGGCTGCGAAGAGGCCGCAAAGAAAATCCATGATGAGCTTGGCATGAATGCCGTTGGCTACTCATCTCCTGGCACAGCCCACGAGTGGCACACCTGGCGCCGTAGCCTCTATCAGTTTGCACAACTCATTTTCAAATAA
- the era gene encoding GTPase Era, with protein sequence MKHKAGFVNIVGNPNVGKSTLMNQLVGERISIATFKAQTTRHRIMGIVNTDDMQIVFSDTPGVLKPNYKLQESMLAFSESALTDADILLYVTDVVENPEKNMEFLEKVQKMTIPVLLLINKIDESDQKTLGDIVEKWHSLLPNAEILPISAKNKFGTELILKRIEELLPESPAFFDKDQLTDKPARFFVSEIIREKILLFYDKEIPYSVEVVVERFKEEDRQIHINAVIYVERDSQKGIIIGHQGVALKKVSTEARKALEKFFDKHIFLEVFVKVDKDWRSSQRELDNFGYNPE encoded by the coding sequence ATGAAACATAAAGCAGGATTTGTAAATATCGTGGGAAACCCTAATGTGGGAAAGAGTACACTGATGAATCAACTGGTGGGCGAGCGCATCTCTATCGCTACGTTCAAGGCGCAGACCACGCGTCATCGTATCATGGGTATCGTCAATACTGATGATATGCAGATTGTGTTCAGCGATACCCCAGGTGTGCTGAAACCCAACTATAAGTTGCAGGAGTCGATGCTGGCTTTCTCAGAAAGTGCCTTGACTGATGCTGATATATTGCTTTATGTCACGGATGTGGTAGAGAACCCCGAGAAGAATATGGAGTTCCTAGAGAAGGTGCAGAAGATGACCATTCCCGTACTTCTTTTGATAAATAAAATCGACGAGAGTGATCAAAAGACGCTGGGTGATATCGTTGAGAAATGGCATTCGCTGCTGCCTAATGCCGAGATACTGCCTATCTCTGCCAAGAATAAGTTCGGCACAGAGCTTATCCTGAAGCGTATTGAGGAACTGCTGCCTGAGAGTCCTGCCTTCTTTGATAAAGACCAGCTCACCGACAAACCCGCCCGCTTCTTCGTGAGCGAGATTATCCGTGAGAAAATCCTGCTGTTCTATGATAAGGAAATTCCCTATTCTGTAGAGGTGGTGGTAGAGCGCTTCAAGGAGGAAGACCGTCAGATTCATATCAATGCCGTCATCTATGTAGAGCGTGACTCTCAGAAGGGAATCATCATCGGTCATCAAGGCGTGGCTTTGAAAAAAGTATCTACAGAAGCCCGTAAGGCCCTTGAGAAGTTCTTCGACAAGCATATCTTCCTGGAGGTCTTCGTCAAGGTTGATAAAGACTGGCGCTCATCTCAGCGTGAACTTGATAACTTCGGCTATAACCCAGAATAA
- a CDS encoding porin family protein: MKTWILTAVALLASVVAEAQYREGTFTVQPKVGLNVSTLTDADKTIGDVCFGMEAEYMFTNIFSLSAGVMVSNQGGKYDEAGLSYTADLDYANIPIMANVYVLPGLALKAGVQPGFRMKAKMKTDDGSYDIDEFYKLVGMLTPGEEPKVNKFDLAIPVGISYEYNNVVLDARYNWGLLKVENIGSAYYNRVFEVTLGYKFELDF, from the coding sequence ATGAAGACTTGGATTTTAACTGCCGTTGCCCTGCTCGCATCTGTTGTGGCTGAGGCTCAGTATAGAGAAGGAACATTTACCGTACAACCCAAAGTTGGCTTGAACGTCAGCACGCTGACCGATGCAGATAAGACCATTGGTGATGTTTGTTTTGGTATGGAGGCCGAGTATATGTTCACAAATATCTTCAGCCTGTCGGCAGGCGTGATGGTGTCAAATCAGGGTGGAAAATATGATGAGGCAGGACTGAGCTATACCGCTGACCTCGACTATGCCAATATCCCCATTATGGCCAATGTCTATGTGTTGCCAGGTCTGGCTCTGAAGGCTGGTGTACAGCCTGGCTTCCGCATGAAGGCCAAGATGAAGACTGACGACGGCTCTTACGATATTGACGAATTCTATAAGCTCGTGGGTATGTTGACACCAGGTGAGGAACCCAAGGTCAATAAGTTCGACCTAGCCATCCCTGTCGGCATCTCCTACGAATATAATAACGTAGTGCTTGATGCTCGTTACAACTGGGGTCTCCTTAAAGTAGAGAACATCGGTTCTGCCTATTATAACCGCGTCTTTGAGGTGACGCTGGGTTATAAGTTTGAGTTGGACTTCTAA
- a CDS encoding class I SAM-dependent DNA methyltransferase gives MNQSQYNQLFSFIWNIATDVLVYAFEKGDYKKIILPMMVLRRIDVLLEPTKQQLLTQKELLDKNNIQNQDPILYNVTDYPFYNTSKFTMKTLKSETDPLRLKMNFTDYLNGFSKDVQDIIDKFKLRQMVDNLTEAERLGSIIEKFTDDKINLSNKPVLDDEGNVRLPALDNHTMGTIFEELLRRFNEENNVTEAGEHFTPRDYVKLLADLAVLPIADKITDNTYHIYDGACGTGGILTLAQDRIQEIAKKRGKQVTINIFGQELEPHTFATCKADLMISGNIKAFQYQYGAEQREYIAYDSTISRDGHAGETFDFCISNPPFGTPWKEDLKKRGLGENEKKKFTDSRFTVLDNEGKELSFIPDIGDAQMMFLANNLSRMREDTALGTRIVEVHNGSSLFTGDAGSGASNLRQYIIENDLLEAIIAMPENDFYNTGIGTYIWVITNRKEERRKGYVQLIDATEIKSPLRKNLGDKNCETSEADRERILKLLMDFEETPQSKIFPNNEFGYWSVKVYQPQRDEQGNIILKKGKPVIDKKSKDTEIIPFRYEGGIEGFFQDEILPYSPDSILDENSIETGYDLSFTKYFYKPKELRSLREISTDIRAIEERTDGLLNEILGK, from the coding sequence ATGAACCAATCACAATATAACCAATTATTCTCGTTCATCTGGAACATAGCAACAGATGTACTTGTCTATGCCTTTGAGAAAGGTGACTACAAGAAGATCATCCTGCCCATGATGGTGCTTCGTCGTATAGATGTATTGTTGGAGCCGACCAAGCAGCAGTTGTTGACGCAAAAAGAGTTGTTGGACAAGAACAATATTCAGAACCAAGACCCTATTCTGTATAACGTGACGGACTATCCCTTCTATAACACGTCGAAGTTTACCATGAAGACGTTGAAGAGCGAGACGGACCCTTTACGTTTGAAGATGAATTTCACAGACTATCTGAATGGTTTCAGCAAGGATGTGCAGGACATCATCGACAAGTTTAAGCTTCGCCAGATGGTGGACAACTTGACTGAGGCTGAGCGCCTGGGCAGTATTATCGAGAAGTTTACGGATGACAAGATCAACCTCTCGAACAAGCCTGTTTTAGATGATGAGGGTAACGTGCGACTGCCTGCTCTTGACAACCACACCATGGGAACCATCTTTGAAGAATTGCTTCGAAGATTCAATGAGGAAAACAACGTTACAGAGGCGGGTGAACACTTCACACCTCGCGACTATGTAAAGCTGTTGGCTGACCTTGCCGTATTGCCTATTGCAGATAAGATTACTGATAATACCTATCATATTTACGACGGAGCGTGTGGCACGGGCGGCATATTAACCCTTGCACAAGACCGTATTCAGGAGATAGCCAAGAAACGGGGCAAACAAGTTACTATCAACATCTTCGGACAAGAACTGGAGCCTCATACCTTTGCCACTTGTAAGGCAGACCTTATGATTAGTGGCAATATCAAGGCTTTCCAATATCAGTATGGTGCAGAACAGCGTGAATATATTGCCTACGACAGCACCATCTCTCGTGATGGACATGCTGGCGAAACCTTCGACTTCTGCATCTCAAATCCTCCCTTTGGCACACCTTGGAAAGAGGACTTGAAGAAGCGTGGCTTAGGTGAGAACGAGAAGAAGAAGTTTACAGATAGCCGTTTTACGGTACTCGATAATGAGGGTAAGGAACTCTCCTTTATTCCTGATATTGGCGATGCGCAGATGATGTTCCTGGCCAACAACCTGTCTCGTATGCGTGAAGATACAGCTCTTGGAACTCGTATAGTTGAAGTACATAATGGTTCTTCACTCTTTACAGGTGATGCAGGCTCTGGTGCCAGCAATCTTCGCCAGTACATCATTGAGAACGATTTGCTGGAGGCCATTATTGCGATGCCTGAAAACGACTTCTATAATACTGGTATCGGCACCTATATATGGGTCATTACCAATCGCAAGGAAGAGCGTCGCAAAGGATACGTACAATTGATAGATGCAACGGAAATCAAGTCGCCATTACGCAAGAATCTGGGTGATAAGAATTGCGAGACCTCTGAAGCTGATCGTGAGCGAATTCTCAAATTGCTCATGGACTTCGAGGAAACACCACAAAGCAAGATCTTCCCTAATAATGAGTTTGGCTATTGGAGCGTGAAGGTTTATCAGCCCCAACGTGACGAGCAGGGTAACATCATCCTCAAGAAGGGCAAGCCTGTAATAGATAAGAAAAGCAAGGATACGGAGATTATTCCATTCCGATATGAGGGAGGCATCGAAGGTTTCTTCCAGGACGAAATTCTGCCATACTCTCCTGATTCTATCTTAGATGAGAATAGCATAGAGACAGGCTATGATCTCTCGTTCACCAAGTATTTCTATAAGCCAAAAGAGCTGCGTTCGCTCCGCGAAATCAGTACTGATATTCGTGCCATTGAAGAGCGCACGGATGGATTATTAAACGAAATCTTAGGAAAATAG
- a CDS encoding restriction endonuclease subunit S, whose translation MTQYKSLISTQHPSHWEVVRNKAFLSLTGEAVGKRAKDFVLLSLTTNGIVVRDVESGKGKFPKDFDTYQIVRPNELVFCLFDIDETPRTVGLVEKEGMLTGAYTALNVNQKRAFPQFVYYYYLAVDNIKGLKPYYSGLRKTVRADKFLQIYIPLPPLSEQEKIVSYLDSKTSKIDSYVADKEKEILLLQELKQKTIAEAVTKGLNPNVKMKDSGISWLGKIPVHWETKRIASLFTGRVKANSDFEYHHAFKFYYGTLVPKEETGDIEEYRDTYVKYSVLQKDDIMINGLNLNYDFISQRVAIAPSDGIITSAYVVARPRKDTNAQYYNYLFKTMDNMKLFHGMGTGIRLTLSFDELKKQLVIVPPVDEQQTIVSYIEEKCQKIDILITELQAEIDYLKEYKQRLIADVVTGQVNVQNETI comes from the coding sequence ATGACACAATATAAATCCTTGATTTCAACACAACATCCTTCTCATTGGGAAGTTGTACGAAACAAAGCATTTTTATCTTTAACAGGAGAAGCTGTAGGGAAAAGAGCAAAAGACTTTGTTCTTCTTTCATTAACAACAAATGGTATTGTCGTAAGGGATGTGGAATCTGGCAAAGGAAAATTCCCTAAAGACTTCGATACTTATCAAATCGTTAGACCAAATGAATTGGTATTTTGTCTATTTGATATTGATGAGACTCCAAGAACTGTAGGACTTGTAGAGAAAGAAGGTATGCTAACTGGCGCTTACACAGCATTAAACGTGAATCAGAAACGAGCTTTTCCACAATTTGTTTATTATTATTATTTAGCAGTAGATAATATTAAGGGATTAAAACCATATTATTCTGGATTAAGAAAAACAGTTAGAGCAGATAAGTTTCTTCAAATATACATTCCTCTTCCCCCTCTTTCCGAGCAAGAGAAAATTGTGAGTTATTTGGATAGTAAAACCTCAAAGATAGATTCTTATGTAGCAGATAAGGAGAAAGAGATACTGCTTCTTCAAGAACTCAAACAGAAAACAATTGCTGAAGCCGTCACAAAGGGATTAAATCCTAATGTGAAGATGAAAGATAGCGGTATCTCATGGCTTGGAAAGATTCCTGTGCATTGGGAAACAAAGCGAATTGCTAGCCTTTTTACAGGAAGAGTAAAAGCAAATTCTGATTTTGAGTATCATCATGCATTTAAGTTTTACTATGGAACATTAGTACCTAAAGAGGAAACTGGGGATATTGAAGAGTATAGGGATACCTATGTCAAGTATTCAGTTTTGCAGAAGGATGATATCATGATAAATGGGCTAAACCTCAATTATGACTTCATTTCTCAAAGAGTTGCAATAGCTCCTTCTGATGGCATCATTACATCTGCTTATGTTGTAGCAAGACCAAGAAAGGATACAAATGCACAATACTACAATTATCTCTTCAAGACGATGGATAACATGAAGTTGTTTCATGGGATGGGAACAGGAATAAGATTAACCCTTTCTTTTGATGAACTAAAGAAGCAATTAGTCATTGTACCACCAGTTGATGAGCAACAAACCATCGTTTCCTACATCGAAGAGAAGTGCCAAAAGATAGATATTCTGATAACGGAACTTCAGGCAGAGATAGACTACCTGAAGGAATACAAGCAGCGCCTAATCGCTGATGTGGTAACAGGACAAGTTAACGTACAAAACGAAACGATATAA
- a CDS encoding ORF6N domain-containing protein → MSEFISSQFVMTSRMKRPKKSLPYAFTELGALMLSSVPRRPIGFIQPKDEEDS, encoded by the coding sequence GTGTCAGAATTTATCTCATCACAATTTGTGATGACATCAAGAATGAAGCGCCCCAAGAAATCTCTACCATACGCTTTCACAGAACTTGGTGCCTTGATGCTGTCGAGTGTGCCTCGCCGTCCCATTGGTTTTATTCAGCCAAAAGACGAGGAGGATTCCTAA
- a CDS encoding type I restriction endonuclease subunit R yields MPTNVSEMNLEDTIFAYLRDKQGYEEGTTNDYVKDYALDTERVKRFLLSTQKKKVENTACFSNEISERRFFTELAKQLANRGVTDVMRKGFRFISELFDMYYPLPSELNPTAQELYKKNIFCVTKELAYSKENDNRIDLMVSLNGLPLITMELKNHYTGQTVENAVKQYQTDRDPKDPLLAPKRCAVHFAVDDDDIKMCTWLCGKGSWFLPFNKGVNGGAGNPVNPNGVKTAYLWEEILQKESLSDIIENYAQVVKRLDPKTNTEKQSVVWPRYHQLDCVRKLLAETKAKGVGQRFLIQHSAGSGKSNSITWLAYQLVGLLDGTQALLDSVIVVTDRVNLDTQIKNNIVAFKRLQNLVAWADSAQSLREHLESGKKIIITIVHKFPFILEAIGTELKHKRFGIIIDEAHSSQNGSLSAKMNIALSGNAGDDEEDLEDRLTKIIEGREMVKNANYYAFTATPKNKTLQMFGTAYPKPDGEIEHRPFHEYTMKQAIEEGFIMDVLAHYTTYNSFYKIIKSVEDDPEFDKKQASKKLRAFVESQPETIQQKASIIVEHFHTQVIDKGKVGGQARAMVVTSSILRAIEFYYEIKRLLEERKSPYKAIVAFSGAKEYGGKSVTEADINGFPSKDIEENMEHDPYRILVVADKFQTGYDQPLLHTMYVDKVLTDVKAVQTLSRLNRCHPKKRDTFVLDFCNDADSIQQSFQRFYKTTILSKETDPNKLNDLIAEVEDANIYTEEEVKELNEKYWSGASRETIDPIINLAVERFRKLDDNAKIRCKSSMKSFCRTYPFIAAVMPFKSIEWEMLNTYYSLLVTKLPKLKNEDFTEGLIESIDFDQYRIIKNEEQKIELENRNTEIDPIPVGGPKAPSQPDMAKLSDILDEFNSINWQNIELAKKQLDELPERLATDVTFVNAAKNSNKETAMQQCASSLMMIVAQMLSENTEFCRNYLDNPDFMNFINLRVFETVYKGLTSKLCRVEDDREVRNLIFDLLHMDCEMSDLSIQEEVIKKFGERYGGMKLNDWRHIIEAYTSMIRPNMKDTASAEKARTIQMQFPMAAEDDI; encoded by the coding sequence ATGCCAACAAATGTAAGCGAAATGAACCTCGAAGATACGATCTTTGCTTACCTGAGAGACAAGCAGGGATATGAAGAGGGAACGACCAATGACTACGTGAAAGACTACGCTCTGGATACGGAGCGAGTAAAGCGGTTCTTGCTTTCTACACAAAAGAAGAAAGTGGAGAATACGGCATGCTTCAGTAATGAGATATCTGAGCGCAGGTTCTTCACTGAGTTGGCAAAGCAGTTGGCTAATCGAGGCGTGACGGATGTGATGCGGAAGGGATTCCGCTTTATATCGGAACTCTTCGATATGTACTATCCATTGCCGTCAGAACTGAATCCAACGGCTCAGGAATTATATAAGAAGAACATCTTTTGCGTGACAAAAGAATTGGCATATAGCAAGGAGAATGACAACCGAATAGATTTGATGGTGTCGCTGAACGGTTTGCCCCTCATTACGATGGAACTGAAGAACCACTACACAGGGCAGACGGTGGAGAATGCCGTGAAGCAGTACCAGACAGACCGTGACCCAAAGGATCCCTTGTTGGCTCCCAAGCGTTGTGCCGTACACTTTGCTGTGGATGATGACGACATCAAGATGTGTACATGGCTATGCGGAAAAGGGTCGTGGTTCCTGCCATTTAATAAAGGTGTAAATGGAGGTGCTGGTAATCCCGTCAATCCGAATGGCGTGAAGACGGCATATTTATGGGAAGAGATATTGCAGAAGGAATCGCTGAGCGACATCATTGAGAATTATGCTCAGGTAGTAAAGCGCCTTGACCCTAAGACGAACACAGAGAAACAAAGTGTGGTGTGGCCTCGCTACCACCAGTTGGATTGTGTGCGTAAATTGTTGGCAGAGACAAAGGCTAAGGGAGTTGGGCAGCGGTTCTTGATACAGCATTCTGCAGGTTCTGGAAAGTCTAACTCCATCACGTGGCTGGCCTATCAGTTGGTGGGGCTATTAGATGGAACACAAGCCTTGCTGGATAGTGTCATCGTAGTGACAGACCGCGTGAATCTGGATACTCAAATCAAGAATAACATTGTTGCCTTCAAACGACTGCAGAACTTGGTAGCATGGGCAGATAGTGCCCAGTCGTTGAGAGAGCATCTGGAAAGCGGCAAGAAGATTATTATCACTATTGTGCATAAGTTCCCATTTATCTTGGAAGCGATAGGCACGGAACTAAAGCATAAACGATTTGGTATTATCATCGACGAGGCCCATTCGAGTCAGAATGGTTCGCTGAGCGCTAAGATGAATATAGCGCTGAGTGGCAATGCTGGTGACGACGAAGAGGATTTGGAAGACCGTCTGACGAAAATCATTGAGGGCAGGGAAATGGTGAAGAATGCCAACTACTATGCCTTCACAGCCACGCCCAAGAACAAGACGCTACAAATGTTTGGTACAGCCTATCCAAAACCAGATGGTGAGATAGAGCATCGTCCGTTCCATGAATACACCATGAAACAGGCGATTGAAGAGGGCTTCATCATGGATGTGTTGGCACACTATACCACATACAACAGCTTCTACAAGATTATCAAGTCTGTAGAAGATGACCCTGAGTTTGACAAGAAACAGGCATCGAAGAAACTGCGTGCTTTTGTGGAATCTCAGCCGGAGACAATACAACAGAAAGCCAGCATCATTGTGGAGCATTTCCATACACAGGTAATAGATAAAGGTAAGGTTGGTGGTCAGGCAAGGGCTATGGTGGTAACAAGCAGCATCTTGCGAGCCATTGAATTCTATTACGAGATCAAGCGTCTGCTGGAAGAACGCAAGAGTCCATACAAGGCCATCGTTGCTTTCTCTGGGGCAAAGGAGTATGGAGGAAAGAGCGTTACAGAGGCTGACATCAACGGCTTCCCCTCAAAGGATATAGAGGAGAATATGGAACACGACCCATATCGCATATTGGTAGTGGCCGACAAGTTCCAGACAGGCTACGACCAACCTTTGCTGCATACAATGTATGTGGACAAGGTGCTGACGGATGTGAAAGCCGTCCAGACATTATCGCGTCTGAATCGTTGTCACCCCAAGAAGCGGGATACCTTTGTGCTGGATTTCTGTAACGATGCTGATAGTATTCAGCAGAGTTTCCAACGTTTCTATAAGACAACCATTCTTTCTAAGGAAACTGACCCCAACAAACTGAACGACCTGATAGCAGAGGTTGAGGATGCTAATATCTATACGGAAGAAGAGGTCAAAGAGTTGAATGAGAAGTATTGGTCAGGAGCTTCAAGAGAGACGATTGACCCCATTATCAATTTGGCTGTTGAGAGATTCAGAAAGCTGGATGATAATGCGAAAATACGCTGTAAAAGTAGCATGAAGAGCTTCTGCCGCACCTATCCATTCATAGCAGCTGTAATGCCATTCAAGAGTATTGAGTGGGAGATGCTGAACACCTACTATTCTCTGTTGGTTACCAAGCTGCCAAAGCTGAAGAATGAAGACTTTACAGAGGGGTTGATAGAGTCCATTGACTTTGACCAATATCGCATTATCAAGAATGAAGAGCAGAAGATAGAACTGGAGAATAGAAATACTGAAATAGATCCCATCCCTGTGGGTGGTCCCAAAGCTCCATCACAGCCAGATATGGCTAAACTGAGCGATATCTTGGACGAGTTTAACAGCATTAACTGGCAGAATATTGAATTGGCAAAGAAACAGCTCGATGAGTTGCCTGAACGATTAGCTACTGATGTGACCTTTGTTAATGCAGCCAAAAACAGCAATAAGGAAACAGCCATGCAGCAATGTGCTAGTTCGCTGATGATGATTGTGGCACAGATGCTGAGCGAGAATACGGAATTCTGCAGGAACTATCTGGACAATCCGGATTTCATGAACTTCATCAATTTGCGGGTGTTTGAGACCGTTTATAAAGGTCTTACCTCCAAGCTTTGTCGTGTTGAGGATGATAGAGAGGTTCGCAACCTGATATTTGATTTGCTACATATGGATTGTGAGATGAGCGATTTGAGCATTCAGGAAGAAGTCATCAAGAAGTTTGGTGAGAGGTATGGAGGTATGAAACTCAACGACTGGCGTCATATCATTGAGGCGTACACCTCGATGATTAGACCAAACATGAAGGATACTGCTTCAGCAGAAAAAGCCAGGACAATCCAAATGCAATTCCCGATGGCAGCAGAGGATGATATATAG